Part of the Bacillus sp. N1-1 genome, TGAGATTTTTTGCAAGATCAACAATTTTCACTGGCTCACCCATATCAAGTACGAAAACCTCACCGCCTTTTGCTAAAGCTGCTGCTTGTAGAACAAGCCTTGATGCTTCGGGAATGGTCATAAAGTATCGCTCCATATCTGGATGAGTTACCGTGACGGGGCCGCCCTTTTTCACCTGTTCTTTAAATAGTGGAATAACGCTTCCTCGACTTCCAAGAACATTACCAAACCTTACTGCAACAAATCGAGTTTCACTCTTTTTATCGAGGTTTTGAACGACCATTTCCGCAATTCGCTTTGTGGCACCCATCACACTTGTTGGGTTCACCGCTTTATCAGTAGAAATCATTACAAACGTTTCCACTTCTCCAAAAGCCGATGCTTCAGCGACGTTTTTCGTTCCAAAAATGTTATTTGCAACTGCTTCGGCAGGGTGTCTCTCCATAAGGGGCACATGCTTATGGGCAGCAGCATGAAAGACCACCCTTGGACGATAAGCGTTCATAATTGAAAACATACGCTTCCGATCTTTAATATCTGCGATTTCAGTTACGATTTCTATTTCATCTCCACAGGTGGTTTTAAGTTCTTTTTCAATGGTATAAATACTATTTTCGCCGTGACCAAGTAAAATCATCATAGCAGGATGGAATTGCGAGACCTGCCTACAAATTTCAGATCCGATCGAGCCTCCAGCACCTGTAATAAGAACGACACTTCCAGTCACCATAGTTTCAATGGAGTGTGTGTCTAGCTCAATGGGCTTTCTACCAAGCAAGTCATCTACCTGTACATCTCTGATTTCATTAACAGATACCTTGCCAGTAACAAGGTCTTCAAACATCGGGATCATTTGCGTTTTAATGTTCGTTTTCTTACATTCCTGATAAATGCGATTTAACTGGTTTTTGCTTAGAGAAGGGATGGCAATGACAATTTTCTCGATCTTAAGACGCTCAACATTTTCTTGAAGTGACGCAATTCCTCCCACGACTGGAATACATAAAATGTCTAGCTGCTGTTTCCGTTTATCATCATCAATAAAAGCAATCGGATTTAAATGGCAGTCGCTGTTTTGTTGAAGCTGTCTTGCGACAAGCGTTCCTGCTGACCCCGCTCCAATGATAAGCGTACGTTCATCCGTTTCTACCTTGCTACTGCCCATTTGACGATCTCGGAACAACCTCCATGAAAAACGAGAAGCACTTATAAGGATCAACTGCATCATCCAAGTTGAAAGCAACACTCTTAGATAAATATCTTGCATAATAACGAACTGAAGAACTGAGGCTGTGATGACCGATAGTGTGACAGCCTTGAAAATAATGATCATCTCTCCTACACCCGCAAACTCCCATGCCCTTTTGTACAATTTGTACCACTGCGCATAGAAGTGATGACTAACAACAAGTGTCATTGAAATAATGAATAGCGGGACCGTTAAAACAGGCGATATCGGAAAAAGAAAGATGGTTGTAAGATAAACTGATGAAAAAACGATTAATGAATCAAGAAGTGATAATGAATAAAACCTATTTTTGACACTCATCCTCAAACAACTCCTTTCATTCCTAAGGAAAACATCAATTTTGTTCCTAATAAAGAACGACAGATGGTAATAGATTCAACACAATTACTTAGTAGCTAGCGTTGGTCTCTTCACCTCTACTGCATCCTTCATAACTTGAATCACTCTCATTTGCTCCTCTACCGTCATTCCCGTACCAGAAGGGAGGCAGATGCCTTTTCTAAACAAATCTTCCGAAATGCTCGTCCCATCAGCCACTTGATAAAAATCGCACTCTTTAAACAAAGGTTGTAGGTGCAGAGGTTTCCAAACAGGTCTTGCTTCAATATTCTCTAGCTCAAGTGCTTCAATCACTTTCCATGGTGGTAAGCCAATCTTTTCTTCTTCAATAGTAAGCGTGGTTAACCATCGGTTGTGTCTACTTCCCTCATACTCTTTCATAAATGATAAGCCGTCCAGGTAACCAAGTTCTTCTTCATAGGTTCGGAAAATGCTTCTTTTCTTTTGCACTCGATTTTCAATCGCTTCAAGCTGTGCAACTCCTATACCAGCCAAAAGATTACTCATCCGATAGTTATAGCCCTTCTCACTATGCTGATAGTGCAAAGCTTGATCTCTTGCCTGGGTTGATAAAAATCTGGCTTTTTCGATGCTTTTAACGTCGTTTGAGACAAGCATACCTCCACCCGACGTGGTAATGATTTTATTCCCATTGAAAGAAAACACCCCATAGTTTCCAAAACTACCGCTCATTTTCCCTTTATAGGTCGAACCTAGTGATTCTGCTGCATCCTCTACCACAGGAACGTCATATTCCTTGCAGATACTTAAGAGTTCATCCATCTTAGCACTTTGTCCATATAAATTAACCACAATAACTGCTTTAGGTAGCTTTCCGATAAAAGCAGCCTTTTTAAGTGCTTTTCGAAGAGATTGTGGGCACATGTTCCAGGTGTCTGGCTCTGAATCGATAAAAACAGGCTTTGCTCCTTCATATAATATTGGATTCGCACTGGCTACAAACGTAAGTGAGGAGCAAAATACGATATCACCTACAGTGATTCCAATGAGTCGAAGTGCTAGATGAATAGCCGCAGTTCCGGAATTGACGGCAAGAGCTTTTTTTACATGAATGTATTTTTCGATATCCGCTTCAAATCGATCCACATGTGGACCAAGCGGGGCGATCCAATTAGACGCAAACGCTTGTTTCAAATACGTTTGTTCATTTCCTGTCATGTGCGGGGGTGATAGATAGATTCTCTTTTGTGCTAGTTTCATAAAAACCTCCACTCTCTTACTTATTGTAAGACGTAACTGTCTTCCCCTGCCTTTCAATATCTAGATCCAACATCATCTCTCGTTGAACTTCGACCATGCCTTCTCGTTTAAACACTTTCAAAATCGTCTTTCCTATAATAATCAGATCCAGCTTCATCGACCTTTTCTTCACATACTCTACATCGTAAGCAAGCTTTCGATCCCATGTTAAACGATTTCTTCCAGAAATCTGTGCAAGTCCAGTTATTCCTGGTTTAACTGAATGACGACTGTTTTCTTCTGACGTGTAATAAGGTAGATAATGAACGAGAAGAGGTCGAGGTCCGACAAGGCTCATATCTCCCCTAATGACGTTCCATAATTGAGGAAGCTCGTCAATACTCGTCTTTCGAATAAACCTTCCAAATTTCGTAATGCGTTTGGAATCTGGTAATAGATTTCCTCTATCATCTTTCGTGTCCGACATTGATCGAAACTTATAAACGGTAAATACGTTGCACTGATAGCCAATTCGTTCTTGCTTGAATAATACGGGGGAACCATATTTTACTTTCACGAGCAAAGCTGTCGAACCCCAGATCGGAGATAGAAGCAACAAGCCTGTTATACTGACGACAAGATCTAGCAACCGTTTCATCATATCCTCCTTCCGTCATTCTTAATAACGAACATCCATGTCTATAAACACTTCAGATACTCTTCTAGCGTATGATCAATCATCTTATTTACTGTAAAATTTTCCTCTACTCGTTTACGCCCATTATGAACAAAGTTCTCTGAAAGATGGCGATGTAACGTCATCGTTACGATTTTCTCACAATAGGCTTCTACTTGATGATCAGGAATTAAATACCCTGTTTCCTCATGCTGAATCGCTTCTTTTATCCCACCTCGATCAATTGAAATAACCGGGGTTCCTACAGCCATAGCCTCAAGTATAACCATTGGGAATACCTCAGTATGTGAGGTAAGGAGCAGCAAGTCCATTTCCTTAATAAATCTTTCTGGTTGATTGACCGCTCCGACCATTTTTACTTTATGAGAAAGGCCGAGTGATGAGATCTTATTCACTATCTTCTCATTCTCTGGTCCTTCTCCGGCAATATGGAAAGTAAGCGATGACATTTCTTTTAATTTGTTCGCAATTTCCAGAAATAGTGTGTGATTTTTCTCTTCCGACAATCTCGCAAGGATCCCTACATGAAAGGCTTCACTTTTCTCTTTCGTTTGGAAGCGAAACTGTTCCAAATCTACCCCGTTATAGATCGTTTGAATTTTGTTAGCCTGTACACCTAGTGAAATGAGCTTATCTTTCTCATACTGACTAACAGCTATAATTTGATCAATAAACCGATTCATTAAATAAACAAACAGTGGCCCTTTCGATTCCAGAACGGTTTGATTGTGTTTCGTATAGATAATCTTGAAAGGGATTCGGCTCGTTCTTTTAATGGCGATCGCATAGAGAGCCATGCGTAAGCTATTTGCGTGAATGACATTAATTTTTTGTTTAATGATTGTGCTTTTTATTTTTCTTATATTATCTAGATGGTTTTTCCGACTAATTTCTGTGTAGTTTTGTTTGTGCTTTAATTTACTTACAAGATCGCCCGTGGCAGCGGCTGTATAAATGTGCAAATCAGGATGAGCTAGCGTATTTTCTAATTTACAAAAGTAACTTTCAGCTCCTCCTGTCACTAACTTATCCGTCATCATAAGAACATTCATTGGATGGGATCACTTCCTTTCATCATAGTATGTAGCACTGGTTTATGCCCTTTCGTTAGACATAAGGCTTCACGCTTACTTTCTTTCTGATCAGCATATAAATAAGAAGACAAGATCGCTAAGTAGAGAAAGAACATATCATTAATAATGAGCGA contains:
- a CDS encoding nucleoside-diphosphate sugar epimerase/dehydratase, with amino-acid sequence MSVKNRFYSLSLLDSLIVFSSVYLTTIFLFPISPVLTVPLFIISMTLVVSHHFYAQWYKLYKRAWEFAGVGEMIIIFKAVTLSVITASVLQFVIMQDIYLRVLLSTWMMQLILISASRFSWRLFRDRQMGSSKVETDERTLIIGAGSAGTLVARQLQQNSDCHLNPIAFIDDDKRKQQLDILCIPVVGGIASLQENVERLKIEKIVIAIPSLSKNQLNRIYQECKKTNIKTQMIPMFEDLVTGKVSVNEIRDVQVDDLLGRKPIELDTHSIETMVTGSVVLITGAGGSIGSEICRQVSQFHPAMMILLGHGENSIYTIEKELKTTCGDEIEIVTEIADIKDRKRMFSIMNAYRPRVVFHAAAHKHVPLMERHPAEAVANNIFGTKNVAEASAFGEVETFVMISTDKAVNPTSVMGATKRIAEMVVQNLDKKSETRFVAVRFGNVLGSRGSVIPLFKEQVKKGGPVTVTHPDMERYFMTIPEASRLVLQAAALAKGGEVFVLDMGEPVKIVDLAKNLIKLSGLTENEIEIKFSGMRPGEKMFEELLNDHEMNTEQVHPKIYVGHSIDVPISDLLSQIDDSLSLSDSAVRELLLSMTNTLPAVEKSKPVLI
- a CDS encoding aminotransferase class I/II-fold pyridoxal phosphate-dependent enzyme, with amino-acid sequence MKLAQKRIYLSPPHMTGNEQTYLKQAFASNWIAPLGPHVDRFEADIEKYIHVKKALAVNSGTAAIHLALRLIGITVGDIVFCSSLTFVASANPILYEGAKPVFIDSEPDTWNMCPQSLRKALKKAAFIGKLPKAVIVVNLYGQSAKMDELLSICKEYDVPVVEDAAESLGSTYKGKMSGSFGNYGVFSFNGNKIITTSGGGMLVSNDVKSIEKARFLSTQARDQALHYQHSEKGYNYRMSNLLAGIGVAQLEAIENRVQKKRSIFRTYEEELGYLDGLSFMKEYEGSRHNRWLTTLTIEEEKIGLPPWKVIEALELENIEARPVWKPLHLQPLFKECDFYQVADGTSISEDLFRKGICLPSGTGMTVEEQMRVIQVMKDAVEVKRPTLATK
- a CDS encoding sugar transferase — translated: MKRLLDLVVSITGLLLLSPIWGSTALLVKVKYGSPVLFKQERIGYQCNVFTVYKFRSMSDTKDDRGNLLPDSKRITKFGRFIRKTSIDELPQLWNVIRGDMSLVGPRPLLVHYLPYYTSEENSRHSVKPGITGLAQISGRNRLTWDRKLAYDVEYVKKRSMKLDLIIIGKTILKVFKREGMVEVQREMMLDLDIERQGKTVTSYNK
- a CDS encoding glycosyltransferase family 4 protein encodes the protein MNVLMMTDKLVTGGAESYFCKLENTLAHPDLHIYTAAATGDLVSKLKHKQNYTEISRKNHLDNIRKIKSTIIKQKINVIHANSLRMALYAIAIKRTSRIPFKIIYTKHNQTVLESKGPLFVYLMNRFIDQIIAVSQYEKDKLISLGVQANKIQTIYNGVDLEQFRFQTKEKSEAFHVGILARLSEEKNHTLFLEIANKLKEMSSLTFHIAGEGPENEKIVNKISSLGLSHKVKMVGAVNQPERFIKEMDLLLLTSHTEVFPMVILEAMAVGTPVISIDRGGIKEAIQHEETGYLIPDHQVEAYCEKIVTMTLHRHLSENFVHNGRKRVEENFTVNKMIDHTLEEYLKCL